One Melitaea cinxia chromosome 17, ilMelCinx1.1, whole genome shotgun sequence genomic region harbors:
- the LOC123661696 gene encoding uncharacterized protein LOC123661696 — protein sequence MKHLNFKYVTKSRQSILIDRQDIILWRQRYLQKIKEYRREGRYIYYQDETWINEGHAPKKVWIDQTVLSSHQAFLDGLTTGLKQPSGKGKRLIIGHIGGEEGFVEDSLLIFEAKKNKEDYHQEMNADFFEKWFRGVLPKLKPNSVVVMDNAPYHSRKLESLPKMSWTKSRIQEWLTSKNIAFEATMVKATLIDIVRQHKQEHCDKYVVDEMAAQHGIIVLRLPPYHCELNPIELVWAQAKGYVAKNNKTFKMTEVKKLFEEGLQNITPEKWSSCVSHIIKEEDKMYGLDHMIDNVSDRFIINVTESDSDDFTSDDE from the exons atgaaacatttaaatttcaaatatgtcACAAAATCAAGACAAAGTATTTTAATTGACAGACAGGACATTATTTTATGGCGCCAGCGATACcttcaaaaaattaaagaatatcgAAGGGAAGGAAGGTATATTTATTACCAAGATGAAACCTGGATCAACGAag GTCATGCACCGAAGAAGGTATGGATTGACCAGACAGTGCTATCGTCCCACCAAGCCTTCCTAGATGGCTTGACCACTGGCTTAAAACAGCCTTCAGGAAAGGGCAAACGATTAATTATCGGCCATATAGGCGGGGAAGAAGGATTCGTAGAAGACAGCTTATTAATATTTGAagccaaaaaaaataaagaagattaTCATCAAGAGATGAATGCCGATTTCTTTGAGAAGTGGTTTAGGGGGGTCTTGCCAAAACTAAAACCAAATTCCGTAGTGGTGATGGATAATGCCCCCTACCACTCCAGAAAACTAGAGTCACTGCCTAAAATGTCTTGGACTAAATCTCGAATACAAGAGTGGCTAACGAGCAAGAATATTGCATTCGAAGCAACAATGGTTAAAGCCACTCTTATAGACATTGTACGGCAGCACAAACAAGAGCATTGCGATAAGTATGTTGTAGACGAGATGGCAGCGCAGCATGGGATAATTGTTTTACGTCTGCCCCCATACCACTGTGAGCTCAATCCCATTGAGTTGGTATGGGCGCAGGCTAAAGGATATGTtgcaaaaaataacaaaaccttCAAAATGACAgaagtaaaaaaactttttgaagaAGGACTTCAAAATATCACACCTGAAAAATGGAGTAGCTGCGTGTCTCATATAATTAAAGAAGAAGACAAGATGTATGGTCTCGATCACATGATCGATAATGTTTCAGAcagatttataattaatgtcaCGGAAAGCGATAGTGATGATTTTACATCTGATgatgaataa